CGCCGGACTGTCGGTCGAGGACGCGACGGGCGACGAGGCGGCGCCACTGTACGAGCTTGGGCTGGCCATCGAGCGCGTCCGCGCCGCCCGCGCGGCGATCGACGCGTCCGGCATCCCCGTGGTCCTCACCGCCCGGTGCGAGGCATGGCTGGTAGGCGATCCCGACGCGGAGCGCGTCGCCATCGACCGCCTGATCGCCTTCGCGGACGCGGGCGCCGACTGCCTGTACGCGCCCGGCGCCTGCACGGCGGACCAGGTCGCCGCGATCGTGCGCGCCGTAGCCCCGAAGCCGGTGAACGTGCTGATGTCGGCGCCCTCGCCCGACCTCCCGTTCTCGCGGCTGGCGGACCTGGGCGTGCGGCGCGTGTCCGTGGGCTCGGCGCTTGCGCGCGTGGCGTGGGGCGGATTCATCCGCGCCGCGCGCAAGCTCGCGGACGGCTCCTTCGACGGCCTGGCGGACGGATTCCCGTACGGCGAGCTGAACGCGATGCTGCGGCGGAAGGACTGAGGGCGCGCTTCCGCGGGTGCGGATCGGGCTGCACCGCGTCGGAATGGAGGAACAATCATGCGCCAGTATCAGCCACGGCAGGATCCGGCGAAGACCACGCCGTCGTCCGATGTCGCGTACCGGCCCGCGACGAAAGCGGGAACGGAGAAGCACGAGTTCCCGCTGGGCCCTCTCTCCAGCGGCCACGACTTCGGCCGCATGCCGGTGTACGCGCCGCGCGACGCCACGTTCGTGAAGGTGGAAACCGGGGAAGAGCACCTCCGGCGGTTGATGGTGCTGAATCGGCAGGCCGAGAAGGAGCTGGAGGCGAAGCGGCTGGAGGCGCAGGGCACCTTCAAGCCCGGCCCGGTGGAACAGAAGGCGAAAGAGGATGAGGCCGCGCAGAAGATCCTGAAGGACCAGTTCGGCGATGGCTGGGGAGCGGTGTTCTGGTGGACGCGGGGCGGCGGGCAGACCGGCGAGGATTCGCCGCTCTGGCAGGTGCTTGAGGCCGGGAGCGGCATGAACCGGAATGCCGCCCCGCGAGTCGATCGCACCCCCAACGTCTACCGCACCGAATCCACGCGATAGCACCTGTCCGCGGGTCTCCAGCTTTCCACGCGACCATGCCCCGCCGGGTCATCTCCGGCGGGGCATCGCATCATGGGGCGACTAGCTGGCCGGGGAGGGTGGCTTCGGCCGCCCGGCGATCACCCGGCCGATGGCGGCCGCGGCCAGCCCGGCGATCAGCCCCGGCAGCCACGACCGCGAATCCCGCCAGATCCACAGCTTCAGGACGGTCGTCTCCACCAGGAGAGCGATGGCCAGAAGGCGATAGCGCCTGCCGACGGGCGGCGAGAGCGCCGAGTAGGTGAGGAACAGCATGTGGCCGGAGAACGGCAGCACGTTCCTGACCGCGAACCGCACGAATGCCAGCGCGGTGACCGTCAGGTCCAGCACCCGCACGCGCCACGGCACCTCCAGCCGCCCGCGGAACCAGAGCGGCACCGCCAGCACCAGCGGGGCGACGTAGATGACGAGAAAGGTCACCGCCGCCCCGGAGCGCGCGCCGAAGTCGATCAACCGCATCGCGATGCACCCCGCCACGGCCAGCGCGAGCAGCGGCAGCGCGACGGCCGCCGCCAGCAGCAGCCGGTCGATGCGCGCGCGGTGCGCCAGCACGAATCGGTCGACGGGATTCATCGCCTCGCACCCGACGAACGCTTCGGTGCGGCGATGAAGATCGTACGGATCGGCATGGAGATTCGGTGCGTGCGGCGGGACGATGTCATCCCCGGTCGACGGGATCGGGGATGCGGAGATACCCGGCGGGGACGGTGATCGTCAGCCAGCCGACGACGACTGGTCTCGCGATGCCCGCCGGGCCTTGCGCCGGGCCTGCCAGCGGGCGACCCGCCACGCCCACCGCACCACCGCGCCCATCCACGCCGGATCGGGCGCCGCGGGGAGCGGCTGCGCGGCGCCCAGCCGGTCGCCGGAGATTTCGGCGAACAGGAAGTTCTCCGAGGCCACGGGCGAGCCGGCCAGGCGCCGCAGCATGGCGAGCTGGCCGGCGTGCGTCATCGCGTCGGAGAACGGGCCCTGCAGCAGCTGGTCCAGGCTGAGCTCGCGCAGCGGCGTCCCGCGCGCCAGGTGCGCGCCCAGGTCGGCCACCATGCCGTGGAAGCGCTCGATCTCGGCGTCGAAGCTCTCCAGCGGCTCGGGCCGGAAGATCCCGCCGATGAAGAAGGTGCGGGCGTAGCCGAGCACGCTGGCCATGTGGCGCACCAGCTCGCGCGGCGTGCGCGTGCCCGCGCCGGCCGAAAAGTCCGCGAACTCCGGCGGCGCGCCGCGCAGCGCCTTCTGCGTGCGGTACGCGAGCGCCGCCAGGAAGTGCCGCAGCACCCGGCGCGTCTCCTCCGCCTGCTCCATTCCGCCTCCCGGTATCATCCAGGACGCCTGGTGAAGTGCAGGACCAGGTCGTCGTCCATCACCACGGTCTCGCCGCCGCGGACAATGCGGTCGCGGTAGCTGGCGCCCAGCCCGTCGGGGACGTAGCCCCGCCGCACATAGATCCGCTGGGCCGCGCCGTAGTCGTCGTACAGCCCCACCCCGATCCCCACCACCGGCGAGCGCGCGGCCGCCACGCGCTCGGCCTCGTCCAGCAGCCGGTTTCCCACGCCCTGCCGGCAGAAGGCGGGAAGGACGTTCAGGTCCTGGATCTCCGGAATTCCCTCGTCCCGGAATCGCGGATAGGTGGGCGTCCACACGACGGCCACGTACCCGCAGACCCGCATCTCCCGCCATGCGACCAGGACGACCCGCCGGTCCTCGCCCTGCTCCGCGAGATAGCGCTCGAACAGCTCCCGCGGCTTGGGCCACGGCGCGAACGCCGCCGCAAGCGCATCGAGGTCGCGCGCCTCGAACCTGCGAACCTCGACGGGAGCCTGCATGACCGGCGGGGGGATCTGGAGAAGGAGGGTCGGAAACGTGTCGCGTCAACGCGCCGGGAACGAACATCCGTCAATCCCGCGCCGCGTCACTCCGGCCGGAACGGGACCTCAATGCTGAGGCCGTCGTACGCGACGGTCGGGGAACACCGGGTTCAGGGGCGTTCCCGATCGGCCGGCGCGGAAAACTCGACCCGCTCGTAGATTTCGGCGAGCGCAATGGTGCAGCCGAGCGTCTCGATCGTGAGCGACGCCTCGGCACCGCTCACCTCCGTCAGCACCCAGCCCTCGCCGTCGCGAACGTACTTCTCCGCGCGTTGCCGGTCCTGCGAAACCAGGATGTATTCGCGAAGCGAGTCCAGCCGGCGATAGTGCGCGAACTTCTCGCCACGGTCGTATTTCTCCGTGGATTCGGAGAGCACTTCGATGATCACCGTCGGATTCAGCAGCGTGTCGAAATCGCCATCCTCGAACCGCGGCTCTTCGCAGAGCGCGACCAGATCCGGATAGGCGTAGATCCCGGTCTGCCGGACCTTCACCCGCATGTCGTTGACGTACGCCTCGCATGGGCGGCCGCGAAGCTGCGCCCCGATCTCCCGGGCGAGATTGAAGACGATGAGGTTGTGCGCGTGGCTCGCGCCTCCCATGGCGTAGATCCGGCCGTTCACGAACTCGCTCCGGTGACCGGCGGACCTTTCAAGGCGCAGGTATTCGTCGGGAGTGTAAACCGGCTGCACGAGCGGAGACATCGGGACCCCTGATCGAAGCGGATGGAGCGGCGAATCTGCGGTCTATATGTATATATGATTGATGTACGCCAGCGTAAGCATCGGCCGCCCGGGCGCCGCGTCACTCCGGCCGGAACGGCACCTCGATGCTGAGGCCGTCGTACGC
The window above is part of the Longimicrobium sp. genome. Proteins encoded here:
- a CDS encoding isocitrate lyase/phosphoenolpyruvate mutase family protein, which translates into the protein METTNPHQRSAIAEFRALHESGCFILPNPWDTGTARVLQQLGFRALATTSAGFAYTRGRPDDTEAVPLAEMLAHCAEIAAATPLPVNADFQNGYADDPEGVAENVSRCIATGVAGLSVEDATGDEAAPLYELGLAIERVRAARAAIDASGIPVVLTARCEAWLVGDPDAERVAIDRLIAFADAGADCLYAPGACTADQVAAIVRAVAPKPVNVLMSAPSPDLPFSRLADLGVRRVSVGSALARVAWGGFIRAARKLADGSFDGLADGFPYGELNAMLRRKD
- a CDS encoding GNAT family N-acetyltransferase, coding for MQAPVEVRRFEARDLDALAAAFAPWPKPRELFERYLAEQGEDRRVVLVAWREMRVCGYVAVVWTPTYPRFRDEGIPEIQDLNVLPAFCRQGVGNRLLDEAERVAAARSPVVGIGVGLYDDYGAAQRIYVRRGYVPDGLGASYRDRIVRGGETVVMDDDLVLHFTRRPG
- a CDS encoding Uma2 family endonuclease, whose protein sequence is MSPLVQPVYTPDEYLRLERSAGHRSEFVNGRIYAMGGASHAHNLIVFNLAREIGAQLRGRPCEAYVNDMRVKVRQTGIYAYPDLVALCEEPRFEDGDFDTLLNPTVIIEVLSESTEKYDRGEKFAHYRRLDSLREYILVSQDRQRAEKYVRDGEGWVLTEVSGAEASLTIETLGCTIALAEIYERVEFSAPADRERP